The sequence TTATAAGGTGATGAGATATGGCGAGAATCCTGAATATATAGTGGACTTTGTGGAGACACCTCAGGCAGATGCGCCATTTGGAGCACGTGGATTTGCTGAGCATGGGATAATAGCTATTCCAGGAGCATTTGCTAATGCTATTTCTCGAGCTACGGACTATGAATTTGATAAATTGCCTATTACACCAGAAGAAATTTGGAAGGCTAAGACTGGAGGAAAATATGATACCCTTTGATTTTGATTACTATAAACCAGAAACAATTAAAGAAGCTGTTCAATTATTTATTGAATTAAGTTACAAGGGAAAGCAGCCGTTATACTATGGTGGAGGTACTGAAATAATAAGCATGGCGAGAGCCTGTAATGTGTACACTGAAGCTATAATTGATATAAAAGGAATTTCAGAATGCAACATTCAAGAAATAAGGAATAATAAATTGATTTTAGGTTCAACTGTTACTCTTACACAAATTGCTGAAGCAAATTTATTTCCCTTGCTTTCATTAGCTGTACAAAGAATAGCAGATCATACTATACAAGATAAAATAACTCTTGGAGGAAATATAGCAGGTACAATTATTTATAAGGAAGCAGTTCTACCTCTTCTAGTTGCTAATAGTCAAGTAGTTATTGCAACTTCAAATGGTACTAAGCAGGTTCCACTGAAAGAAGTATTTCATAAAAAAATAAGGCTTAATGGCGGAGAATTTATAGTTAACTTCATAGTGGATGAAAAATTTTTATCTCTACCTTATTTGCACGTTAAAAGAACAAAGAGTGATAAGATTGATTATCCATTAATTACTCTTGCAGCATTAAAAGATGAAAAGAAAATAAATATAGCTTTTAGTGGGGTATGTGACTATCCTTTTAGATCCGCACTAATTGAGGAGTATTTAATTGAATCAAGCTTGCCATATAAAGAGAGAATAAACAAAATAGTAGAGAGTCTTCATGATTCCATATTGAGTAATTTAGCTGGGTCTGCTGATTTTAGAAAATTTATGCTGCAAAAAATGCTTATGGAAGTTATAGAAAAGTTGGAGGGATAGGTAATGCAAAAAATCTCAGGCAAAACAATAATAATTTTAAATGTAAATGGAGAAGAAAAAGAAGTTGCAGTAAAGCCCTCTGATATTTTGTTGAATACACTTCGAAACGAATTGGGACTTACAGGAGCTAAGCCAGGTTGTGAAAATGGAGATTGTGGTTCGTGCACAGTGCTTGTGGATGGCTGGCCAATAAAATCTTGTTTGATGTTAACGGTTGAAGCAATAGGAAAAAAAATATTAACTGTAGAGGGCTTGGAGGATGCACCAACTCAAATGGCTTTTGTACATAATTGGAGTTTTCAATGTGGCTATTGCACATCAGGATTTATAATGGTTTGTCATGCTTTATCTAAAATTCATCCAGATGCAAATGATCATATTATAGAAGAATGGTTACAATCTAATATTTGCAGATGTACTGGATATGAGGAGATAAGAGATGCCATAAAATCAGTGCTAGCTAATAATTTAATCTCAAAATAATCAAATATGTTTACAGCCCTAAACATATATTTTTATAAACTTAAATATACTGTAGAGAATATATGATTTGGGAGAATAAAATGTTTAATAAAATTGAGTCAATCAAGAATTCTAAGAATTTTTTGAGAAATATAAGCATTATTATATTTTGGGGTTCACTTTGGGGAATAGTTGAAGCTACTTTGGGATATTTTCTGCACAGAATAAATTTTAGCTTTGGCTGGTGCATATGGTTTCCTATTGCTTTTTATTTTATGGATAAAATCTATAGAAAAACAGGCGAGGCTCAATGTATGCTGTATGGAGCATTTATCACTGCATCAATAAAATTAACCAATATGTTTATTGAACCAAGAATAGATAAAGTATTAAATCCTGTAATTTCTATAATATTAGAGGCTGTAGCGCTAGTAATTTTCTATAAAGTATTAGAAAAAAAGCAGAAGAAAACTAATATGATGGGTGTGGGAGTATTAAATTTATCATGGAGATGCTTATATGATATTTATTTGCTATTTATGCCGCAATCTATCTTAGCAGTATCAGTGTTAAGAGGATGGCAGCCATTTTTAAAGTTTATGATATTAGAGAGTTTAGTAAATACTATTATAATTGCCATGTATTTAATACTTAGAGAAAAGTTAATTACTAAAACAACAGAAGAAAGTAGAAGAAATTATTCCACAAGACCAGTTATATCAGCCTTAATGCTTGCACTTGCTGTTTTTATACAGCTTTATATATGATAAATATAATTACTGGAAGTATTGATTCAGGTAAAACCACTAATTTTATAGAGCTTGTTAAGATTATAGGCAGCGGAGATGGCTTTATCAGTAGAAAGGTGTATATTGACGATTGTTACATTGGACAAGAAATTATTCAATTGTCCACAGGAAAAGGTAAGTTGTGGTCAGTCATAGGAAAAAAGCCCGATGAATGGAATGAAGCATTTAATTATTATAATTATAGTTTTTCAAAAGAGGGATTAGATTTTGCGGAAAGTATAATAGTTTCTATACTCCAATCAACTAAGCAGCCTATATTTATTGATGAAATTGGACCGTTAGAACTTGAAGAAAAGGGATTTCATAGATTATTTAGTTGGTGCTTGAATTCAGAAAAAGAAATGTATGTTGTAATTAGAGAAGGTTGCATTAAAGATGTTATTAACAAGTATAATATAAAGAGTTACACAATAAGGAGAATTATAGATGGACAAACCTATCTATAGTTCTTTTTTATTGTTAATTATAGTTTTTATTAAGAGGTTTCGTATAAAAGAATGTTAGCTGGAAACACTAATGTAAAATCAAACTAACATATCTTTACTTAAAGGGATAAAATATGTAGAATACATAAGAGGTAGGATTATAATGAATATTGAAGGAATAGTGCTTGCAGCAGGATTATCAAGTAGAATGAAGAAATATAAGATGTCTTTAATGATAGGAAATAAGACTGTAATTGAAAGATGTATAGAATCCATGTATGATGTATGCTCACGAATTATAGTAGTTGGTGGTTACAACTATGATTTGATATCAGAAATATTAAAGCCATATAGAAAAGTAAAAGTAATTTTGAACTCTAACTATATGGAAGGGATGTTCAGTTCAGTAAAGACAGGACTAAAGCAAGTCACATCTGAACGCTTTTTGCTTATTCCAGGAGATTATGCTGTGATTAATAAAAGTACATACGGGCAAATTATACAATCTGAAAGTGATATAGTAAGCCCTACTTATAGGGGGGAGAATGGGCATCCTATACTTATTAAAAGCACTTACATAGATGATATTTTATATAATAAAAGTTATGAATCCTTAAGGAATTTTATAGAAGTACATAAGGTTACAAGTGTTATGGTAGAAGATCAAGGTATACTTATGGATATAGATAATATAGAGGATTATAATAAAGTAAAGCAGTATTTTTATTCACAGCTGTAAGTATGAAAAATGGATGGTAGCAAAATAACCTTTAAAGATCATTTTATTACCATCTATCTTTATTATATTAATGTTATAAGCATTAATTAGAAAATTAATCTGTGACAGTTACACGAATTAGAATTTCATCAACTACTTTTTTGGCTGGAGATACCAAATTAAAAGTTATTGTATGCTTACATTTGAAGTCGACAGCTTTAAACATGAATATGGTTATTCCTGGGGACCCTAAAAGCTCATTATATGGAACTACTTCTCTTTTTAGGAATTGTACATTATCATCCATGAAGTCACTCATATGCCAATAATAGCCTGTAGACTCTTGACTTTGAATTACAACTGAATAATATTCAGCAGGTTTTACTGTTACATCTTCTTTTGTTAATAGAAAATTAGCTGCTGCGGTATTTTTTACGCAAGATGTACTGTTTTTTATGCTGACTTTAGATTGGATATTAATCGAAGCAGCAGTTGCCGAATATTTAGCAACTGCAGTCCATCCCTCAGGCTTAATTTCTACTGGCGAATCTGTTAACACAACTTCTACTTTAGCTCCTTCAGCTAAAATATTTTCAAGTCGCGCATTTTTTGCTGGTATACCATTTACCAAAGTGCTATGTTCGACTGTAACACCAATTGTTTCGTTACTAAATGCTCCCTCAGTTGGTGTGACGACAAAAGTCCCTAGTACGGAACTGTACATAACTACTGTGTAATTGAAAGATCTGCTTACTACTCCACGTATAGTCAAACTAGGCATAATAAAATCCTCCTTTACTTATTTTGAGATTTTAATTATTGCAAGATGCAATATCTCTATAATGTAAATTTTCCAACTATACAAGATATGCTGTGAAGAAACTTTTTATGCACTTATTGTGAAAATGTAAATTTTTATATTTTATCAAAACTTCATTATGAACTTGAAGAGTGTAGTACTATGCCATATTTTTTTGACATTGTTGATTATACTCATTTGGAATATAAAGATCTATGAGAGCTGAGAGAGTTGGAAAAGTAATTTATGAGAGATTTTAAATGAAAAGAAGTTAACTCATGTATAGTGACAGTTTAGAAAGAGAAATGATACAAGACATGTTATACGAATGTGTCTTGTATCATTTTTTTATATATTTTTTAAATTTGATTTGAATCATATTTTTATAGATGAAATTCTCGTAGAATAAGCACATAGAGACGTGAGACATACAAATTTTTCTCAGGTCTATATCAAGGAGGAATGGAGAATGAATAACAATAAGATAGAAAAATTAACTGATGTTTTAGAAAGATTAAACAATGAAGGCGTGACAGAAAATCTAAGAAAAGAAGCTTTAAATATTGTTTCTAATATAAATCCAATTGAACTATCAATTGCAGAACAAAATTTAATAGAAAAAGGAATGAATCCCCATGATTTAAGACATCTTTGTGATATTCATATGGAAGTTCTAAAAGGTGAACTTGATAAGATAAAAACAAAGGTTGAGCCGGGTCATGTTATGCATACTTTTATTGCTGAACATGATAGGATACTTGAGTTTTTAACTGAGCTTGAAGAAATAAATGCTAGAATTCAAAAGCTAGGAGGTTATAACAGTGATGCTATGGAATTTGAAGAATTGCTGACTGTTATCAACAACATATTAGATGCAGAAAATCACCATCAAAGAGAAGAACAGGTATTGTTTGCAGAGATGGAGGATAGAGAAATCACAGGTCCGACAAGAATTATGAGAATGGAACATGATGATTTAAGAGCAAAGAAAAAACTATTAAAACAATTAGCAGAGCAAGTTCAACAATTAGATTTTAATGAATTTAAGGTGCAAGTAGATGAGACAGCAAAATACATTATCTTCAATTTAAGGGATCACATATTTAAAGAAAATTATATTTTATATCCTACTGCTATAGAAGCTATTAGTGATAAAGAAGTATGGGATGATATGAAAAAAAGATGTGATGAAATAGGATACTGTGGATTTACCCCTGAAACAAAATAAAAAATAAATTTATTTTATTTCGTAACAAATGTTACGGATTATATCAGAGTATTTTAGTAATATATACTCATAGCAACAAGCTAATGAAAAAAATATTTATTATTATAAGGAATAAGGAGGACATAAAATATGTCAATGTTTTGTTATCAATGTCAAGAGACTGCTGGATGTGCTGGATGTACTGTAAAAGGTGTATGTGGTAAAGATGAACATGTAGCGAAGGCTCAAGATTTATTAATATATGTAACTAAAGGATTAGCTATAGTAAGCCATGAAGGAAGAAAAGTTGGTGTTACTGACAGCAAAGTTGATAAATTTATAGTAGAAAATCTATTTACAACAATTACAAATGCTAATTTTGATAGAGATTCTATATTAGATAGAGTAAAAGAAACTTTAAATATAAGAGAAGCATTAAAGGTTAAAGTTATTAATGCTGGTGGACAAGTTGGAGATGTTAAAGTAAATGGTGGTTTCTTTAAGAAAATCTTCGGTATGCAAACTACTGAAATGATAATGCCAGATGCAGCAACTTGGACTGCTGACAATACAATAGAATTCGATAAAAAAGCTGAAAAAGTTGGAGTACTTGCAACTGAAAATGAAGATATAAGAAGTTTGAGAGAACTTATCACTTATGGATTAAAGGGAATGTCTGCTTATATGAAGCATGCTATGAACTTAGGTTATGACAACGAGGAAGTTCATGCCTTTATGGCAAAAGCTTTAGCTGCAACTTTAGATGATAGTTTAACAGCTGATAACCTGGTTGCTTTAGCATTAGAAGCAGGTAAGTTTGGTGTAGATGGTATGGCATTACTTGATAAGGCTAATACTGAAAGTTACGGACACCCTGAAATAACAACTGTTGATATTGGTGTTAGAACTAACCCAGGAATATTAATTTCAGGACATGATTTAAGAGACTTAGAAATGCTATTAGAGCAAACAGAAGGTACAGGAGTAGATGTATATACTCATGGTGAAATGCTTGCAGGACAATACTATCCAAAGTTTAAGAAGTACAAACATTTTGCAGGAAACTATGGTAATGCATGGTGGAAGCAAAAAGAAGAATTTGAAAAATTCAATGGACCAATTCTTATGACTACAAATTGTATAGTAATTCCAAAGGATTCTTATAAGAGTAGACTATTCACAACAGGGGCTACAGGAATGCCAGGCTGTGAACATATAGAAGCTAAAGCTGATGGAACTAAGGATTTCTCTAAGATAATTGCTAAGGCTAAGAAGTGTAGTGCTCCTACAGAAATAGAAAAGGGACAAATAGTTGGTGGTTTTGCTCATAATCAAGTTCTAGCATTAGCTGACAAGGTTGTAGATGCTGTTAAGACTGGCGCTATAAAGAGATTCTTTGTAATGGCTGGTTGTGACGGAAGAGCTAAATCAAGAGATTACTATACTGATTTTGCAAAAGCTTTACCACAAGATACAGTTATATTAACTGCAGGTTGTGCAAAATATAAATACAATAAGTTAAACCTAGGTGACATTGGAGGAATTCCAAGAGTATTAGATGCAGGACAATGTAATGATTCATATTCATTAGTTGTGATAGCTTTAAAACTTCAAGAAGTATTTGGTTTAGATGATGTTAATAAGTTACCTATATCATATAACATAGCATGGTACGAACAAAAAGCTGTAATAGTATTATTATCACTATTATACTTAGGAGTTAAGAACATTCACTTAGGACCAACACTTCCAGCATTCTTATCACCAAACGTTGCAAAAGTGTTAGTTGACAACTTTGGCATTGGTGGAATCACTAATGTTGAAGCTGATATGAAGATGTTCTTAGAAGCTTAATAAAATAATATCAATTATTAGTTCAAAGCTAACCACATTAGCTTAAATAATATCTCTCCCAAGCCTATATATTATATAAAATCCTAGCTATTGATAATTGGCTAGGATTTTTTCAAATTTAATTTTTAAGTAGATAAGTAAAGGAAGGAAAGTTGTATGAAAAGATATGAAGAACATAGAAATTTTTTAAAATCTAATTTTGATGAGTTTAAAAACATAAAAACTGATAAAATGAAAGGTGTACCTCAGCCAACTGGTTTTAAGAATTATGATTTATCATCAGATATTATTGAGCTGCCTAAAGTACATAAAGAAATTGTGAAGAAACTAAACATTTATGATTGTATAAATGATAGAAGAAGTACAAGATTTTATGCAGAAGAATCAATGAGTTTAGAGGAGTTATCATATTTACTATGGGCAACTCAGGGGATTGCAGGAAATAATAAAGCTGGACTTACACTTAGAACAGTTCCATGCAGTGGTGCAACACATTCTTTTGAAACTTATTTATTTATTTTAAGTGTAGAAGGAGTACAAAGTGGAGTGTATAGATATCTTCCATTTGAACATAAACTTTTGTCCATGTATAAATTAGATGAAATAGGTAATAAAATAGATGAAATCACTTTAGATCAGCCTTTCGTACCTAATTTTGCAAAGAAAGCAGCTGTGATATTTGCATGGAGTACAACACCATATCGTTCAGAGTGGAAATTTGATGTTACAGCACATAAGAAAATTTTAATAGATATTGGGCATGTATGCCAAAATCTTTACTTAGCTAGTGAATCTATTAAAGCGGGAACTTGTGCAATAGGCATATATGATCAAAAAAAGATAGATGAACTTTTGGAGCTAGATGGCGATGATGAATTCGTTATATATCTAGCAGCTGTTGGGAAAAAGAAAGAGTAAATTTACTTGATGTATATTTTAAATAGTTAGCAAAGGAGAGAGTATTATGAGCATAAAATGTGGAAACTGTTGTGATGGCTGCAGAGGAGGGCTTTGTGCCAGTAAAGTACCTATATTTGAAAATCTTAATGATGAAGAATTAGTGGAAATAGTAGACACCATCAATCATAAGGAATTTTCTAAAGGTGACAAAATTTTTTCAGAAGGAAATATAGGAAATACACTTTACTTCATAAATCAAGGACAAATAAAGCTATATAAATACACAAAAGACGGAAAGGAACAGATACTTCATGTACTTTCTGATGGAGACTTTTTTGGAGAGTTAGATCTAATAAATGCTTCAAAGTATACTTTTAATGCTAAAGCAATAGTTGATTCCAAGATATGTACTCTTACAAAAGATGAAATGAAAAATATAATAATGAAAAATCCAGAAATAGCAATGAAGGTATTGGAAACTATGGGAGAAAGATTGGCAAAGGTAGAGAACTTGGTTCAAAATCTAGCAACCAATGATGTTGATTCAAGAATGGCATATTTATTAATAGATTTAATTGAGAAATATGGCGAGCTATTAGAAAAGAATATATCTATAGAATTGCCACTATCCAGAGAAGAAATGGCCAACTACATAGGAGTCACAAGAGAAACTATAAGTAGAAAGTTAAAGAAGTTTGAAGATGAAAAGCTTATAAAGATTATTGGCACTAAAAAGATAGTAATTTTAGATGAAGAAGGATTGAGAGATTATATTTAAAGAAAATTATTATTAATTAATAAAAATTCTATAGAAAAGTAACTGAAGGTAGTTTAAAATAATACTATACTTTATTTTTGAAGGCGGTGTTGTTTTATGGAAAGCAATGAAAACAAATTTGGTTTGCTAGAAAAAATGCCAGTGTTATTTGTAGGGCATGGTTCCCCTATGAATGCAATTGAAGATAATATGTATTCTATGAATTGGGAGAAAGTTGCACGTAAGATTCCAAAGCCTAAAGCAATACTTTCAATTTCAGCGCATTGGTATACTAATGGCACCAGAATGACAGATGCAAAGCATCCTAAAATGGTTTATGATATGTATGGATTTCCTGATGAATTATACCAGATAGTGTATAAATCAGATGGAGCACCAGAGTTAGCTCATCTTACAGGAAAATTAATTAGTAGAGATGTTAAAATAGACAATAGTTGGGGATACGACCATGGTACTTGGTCAATACTTAATAGAATGTATCCCGAAGCAGATATTCCAGTGTATCAACTTAGTATAGATAGCACTGCTGATGCTGAGGTTTGTTTTCAGATAGGAAAACAGATAAGCAGTTTAAGAGAAAAAGGAGTATTGATATTGGCTAGTGGGAATGTTGTTCATAACCTTTCTGCAATTAATTGGGATATGGATGGTGGCTATGATTGGGCAGAAGAATTTGATAATTATATCAAAGATAAAATAGTTAGTAGACAGTTTCAGGATATTATTAACTATAGAAATGCAGGAAAGAGTGCAAGTTTAGCTGTACCTACGCCAGATCATTTCTATCCACTAGTTTATATATTAGGAACATTAACAGATAATGATAAAGTTGAAATATTTAATGATTGCTGTGAACTAGGATCATTATCAATGACAAGTTACTTATTTAATTAATATATTGAAAAAGCTCTTGAGTGAAGTATTCACTTAAGAGTTTTTTTATCTTTATTTTTGATTTTATAGCTAAGAAGTAAAAAAATTGTAGTTAGATGAAAATAAATATATTGATTTCAATATATGGAAATGATATAATGAGTATCAAAGTGATAGTGGCACTATCACTTGCTTAAATAATGAATCTATTGCGAGTATTATTAATTATGTAATATGCTTGCTAGGAGAGGATGAGTTGTATGGAAAAAACATATCGTTTTGATTGGGAAAACCCAAAAGTAATTGGTAAGAATAAAGAAATGGCGCATGCAATTATGATGCCATATGACAGTATAGAAGATTTTTATAAACATGAAGAATCTCAATATAAAGTGAGCTTAAATGGCAAATGGGATTTTAAATGGTATAGAGGGAATCATGAAAAACCTGATGACTTTCTTGTAAACGATTTTAACAAGGGCTGGGAAAAAATAAATGTACCTGGGATATGGCAATTAAATGGTTATGGGAAGCCTTACTATTTGGCATTTGCATATCCACCTGCATTAAGTACAAAAAAATCACAGATACCATCTATTGATCATGAACAAAATGAATTTGGATATTATAAGCATAGTTTTACATTGCCTCAGAATTTTAAGGATAGAAAAACTTTTATACATTTTGGAGCAGTAAAGTCTGCATTTTATCTTTATATCAATGGTAAAGAAGTTGGGTACTCACAAGGGTCAATGACTCCAGCAGAGTTTGATATTACAGATTATGTGCATAGTGGTGAAAACTTGATTTCTGTATTTGTAATTAGATATTCAGATGGCACTTACTTAGAAGATCAAGATATGTGGTTTTTTAGCGGAATCTACAGAGCTGTATATATTTATAGTGAAGCACTAGTGTATGCAGCAGATATTTTTGCAAGATCAACTTTTGATGAAAAATATGAGGATTGTGAGTTACTCATAGATACATTAATAAGTAATAAAACAAATAGCAATGAACTTATAAAGGTTAATGTGATTTTATCTGAGTATACACATTTTAACGCTTTGCATATTTTGGATTCTGAAGTGGTGTTAAGTGCGAAATCTCAGCAAACATTGAAATTTAAGGAACATATAAAAAAGCCAAGAAAATGGAGTGCGGATGAACCTAATTTATATCGCATTTTCATAGTTTTAAAGGACAGAGAGAATAAAGTTATTGGAGTTAAAACTATAACTTTTGGATTTAAAACTGTAGAAATCAAAAATGAAAAGATTTTAATTAATGGTGTTCCGTTATTAATTAGAGGGGTAAACCGTCATGATTATGATCCTGACTATGGATGGGCAGTTCCTCGTGAAAGATATCATCAAGATTTAAAGATTATGAAACAAAATAATATTAATGCAATAAGGACAAGTCATTATCCAAATGATCCTTATTTATATGAATTGTGCAATATTTATGGAATTTACGTTATGGATGAAGCTGATATGGAAACTCATGCTGTACGTAGAAAGAATGTACCTGGAGACAATCCTCTTTGGACAAAGGCTGTAGTTGATCGTATGGAACGTATGGTTCTTCGTGATAGAAACCATCCTTGCATATTTATGTGGTCTTTAGGAAATGAAGCTGGATATGGTTCTAACTTTCAAAAGATGAAGGACGCTGCACTTAAATTAGATGATACAAGATCATTCCATTATGAAGGTGATTATGACATAAGTGTAAGTGATGTTTTATCTAGAATGTATCCAACTGTTGAAATATTAGAGACTTTAGGGAAACATGAAGAGGTTAAGATATCTGCTTTTGATAATTTACTAAATAAGCTTACTGCTGATAACAAGCCAGTAAAACCTCATCAATATGCAGGAAAGCCAGTAGTTGTATGTGAATATGCTCATGCTATGG comes from Clostridium sp. TW13 and encodes:
- a CDS encoding FAD binding domain-containing protein; protein product: MIPFDFDYYKPETIKEAVQLFIELSYKGKQPLYYGGGTEIISMARACNVYTEAIIDIKGISECNIQEIRNNKLILGSTVTLTQIAEANLFPLLSLAVQRIADHTIQDKITLGGNIAGTIIYKEAVLPLLVANSQVVIATSNGTKQVPLKEVFHKKIRLNGGEFIVNFIVDEKFLSLPYLHVKRTKSDKIDYPLITLAALKDEKKINIAFSGVCDYPFRSALIEEYLIESSLPYKERINKIVESLHDSILSNLAGSADFRKFMLQKMLMEVIEKLEG
- a CDS encoding (2Fe-2S)-binding protein, with protein sequence MQKISGKTIIILNVNGEEKEVAVKPSDILLNTLRNELGLTGAKPGCENGDCGSCTVLVDGWPIKSCLMLTVEAIGKKILTVEGLEDAPTQMAFVHNWSFQCGYCTSGFIMVCHALSKIHPDANDHIIEEWLQSNICRCTGYEEIRDAIKSVLANNLISK
- a CDS encoding nucleoside-triphosphatase; this encodes MINIITGSIDSGKTTNFIELVKIIGSGDGFISRKVYIDDCYIGQEIIQLSTGKGKLWSVIGKKPDEWNEAFNYYNYSFSKEGLDFAESIIVSILQSTKQPIFIDEIGPLELEEKGFHRLFSWCLNSEKEMYVVIREGCIKDVINKYNIKSYTIRRIIDGQTYL
- a CDS encoding nucleotidyltransferase family protein, with the protein product MNIEGIVLAAGLSSRMKKYKMSLMIGNKTVIERCIESMYDVCSRIIVVGGYNYDLISEILKPYRKVKVILNSNYMEGMFSSVKTGLKQVTSERFLLIPGDYAVINKSTYGQIIQSESDIVSPTYRGENGHPILIKSTYIDDILYNKSYESLRNFIEVHKVTSVMVEDQGILMDIDNIEDYNKVKQYFYSQL
- a CDS encoding protease inhibitor I42 family protein: MPSLTIRGVVSRSFNYTVVMYSSVLGTFVVTPTEGAFSNETIGVTVEHSTLVNGIPAKNARLENILAEGAKVEVVLTDSPVEIKPEGWTAVAKYSATAASINIQSKVSIKNSTSCVKNTAAANFLLTKEDVTVKPAEYYSVVIQSQESTGYYWHMSDFMDDNVQFLKREVVPYNELLGSPGITIFMFKAVDFKCKHTITFNLVSPAKKVVDEILIRVTVTD
- a CDS encoding DUF438 domain-containing protein, with product MNNNKIEKLTDVLERLNNEGVTENLRKEALNIVSNINPIELSIAEQNLIEKGMNPHDLRHLCDIHMEVLKGELDKIKTKVEPGHVMHTFIAEHDRILEFLTELEEINARIQKLGGYNSDAMEFEELLTVINNILDAENHHQREEQVLFAEMEDREITGPTRIMRMEHDDLRAKKKLLKQLAEQVQQLDFNEFKVQVDETAKYIIFNLRDHIFKENYILYPTAIEAISDKEVWDDMKKRCDEIGYCGFTPETK
- the hcp gene encoding hydroxylamine reductase — protein: MSMFCYQCQETAGCAGCTVKGVCGKDEHVAKAQDLLIYVTKGLAIVSHEGRKVGVTDSKVDKFIVENLFTTITNANFDRDSILDRVKETLNIREALKVKVINAGGQVGDVKVNGGFFKKIFGMQTTEMIMPDAATWTADNTIEFDKKAEKVGVLATENEDIRSLRELITYGLKGMSAYMKHAMNLGYDNEEVHAFMAKALAATLDDSLTADNLVALALEAGKFGVDGMALLDKANTESYGHPEITTVDIGVRTNPGILISGHDLRDLEMLLEQTEGTGVDVYTHGEMLAGQYYPKFKKYKHFAGNYGNAWWKQKEEFEKFNGPILMTTNCIVIPKDSYKSRLFTTGATGMPGCEHIEAKADGTKDFSKIIAKAKKCSAPTEIEKGQIVGGFAHNQVLALADKVVDAVKTGAIKRFFVMAGCDGRAKSRDYYTDFAKALPQDTVILTAGCAKYKYNKLNLGDIGGIPRVLDAGQCNDSYSLVVIALKLQEVFGLDDVNKLPISYNIAWYEQKAVIVLLSLLYLGVKNIHLGPTLPAFLSPNVAKVLVDNFGIGGITNVEADMKMFLEA
- a CDS encoding SagB/ThcOx family dehydrogenase; the protein is MKRYEEHRNFLKSNFDEFKNIKTDKMKGVPQPTGFKNYDLSSDIIELPKVHKEIVKKLNIYDCINDRRSTRFYAEESMSLEELSYLLWATQGIAGNNKAGLTLRTVPCSGATHSFETYLFILSVEGVQSGVYRYLPFEHKLLSMYKLDEIGNKIDEITLDQPFVPNFAKKAAVIFAWSTTPYRSEWKFDVTAHKKILIDIGHVCQNLYLASESIKAGTCAIGIYDQKKIDELLELDGDDEFVIYLAAVGKKKE
- a CDS encoding Crp/Fnr family transcriptional regulator, whose translation is MSIKCGNCCDGCRGGLCASKVPIFENLNDEELVEIVDTINHKEFSKGDKIFSEGNIGNTLYFINQGQIKLYKYTKDGKEQILHVLSDGDFFGELDLINASKYTFNAKAIVDSKICTLTKDEMKNIIMKNPEIAMKVLETMGERLAKVENLVQNLATNDVDSRMAYLLIDLIEKYGELLEKNISIELPLSREEMANYIGVTRETISRKLKKFEDEKLIKIIGTKKIVILDEEGLRDYI
- the ygiD gene encoding 4,5-DOPA dioxygenase extradiol; the encoded protein is MESNENKFGLLEKMPVLFVGHGSPMNAIEDNMYSMNWEKVARKIPKPKAILSISAHWYTNGTRMTDAKHPKMVYDMYGFPDELYQIVYKSDGAPELAHLTGKLISRDVKIDNSWGYDHGTWSILNRMYPEADIPVYQLSIDSTADAEVCFQIGKQISSLREKGVLILASGNVVHNLSAINWDMDGGYDWAEEFDNYIKDKIVSRQFQDIINYRNAGKSASLAVPTPDHFYPLVYILGTLTDNDKVEIFNDCCELGSLSMTSYLFN